One genomic window of Conger conger chromosome 9, fConCon1.1, whole genome shotgun sequence includes the following:
- the LOC133137890 gene encoding protein tyrosine phosphatase type IVA 3-like, with protein MARMNRPAPVEVCYKNMRFLITHNPTNSTLSSFIEDLKKYGATTVVRVCEITYDKAPLERDGITVVDWPFDDGAPPPSKIVEDWLSLLRSKFCDDPGSCVAVHCVAGLGRAPVLVALALIESGMKYEDAIQFIRQKRRGAINSKQLTYLEKYRPKQRLRYKDPRHLKNKCCIM; from the exons ATGGCGAGGATGAACCGCCCCGCTCCCGTGGAGGTGTGCTACAAGAACATGCGCTTCCTCATCACGCATAACCCCACCAACTCCACCCTCAGCAGCTTCATCGAG GACCTGAAGAAGTATGGCGCCACGACGGTGGTCAGAGTGTGCGAGATCACGTACGACAAAGCCCCGCTCGAAAGGGACGGGATCACCGTGGTG gactggccGTTCGACGACGGCGCACCCCCTCCTTCCAAAATCGTGGAGGACTGGCTGAGTCTGCTGAGGAGCAAGTTTTGCGATGACCCGGGCTCCTGTGTGGCGGTGCACTGCGTGGCGGGCCTGGGACG GGCTCCTGTGCTGGTGGCCTTGGCGCTGATCGAGAGCGGGATGAAGTACGAGGACGCCATTCAGTTCATAAGGCA GAAGCGCAGAGGGGCCATTAACAGCAAGCAGCTGACGTACCTGGAGAAGTACCGGCCCAAACAGAGACTGCGTTACAAAGACCCCCGCCACCTGAAGAACAAGTGCTGCATCATGTGA